In Saccharomonospora marina XMU15, one genomic interval encodes:
- a CDS encoding DUF3099 domain-containing protein — MNEHDKHAAAVLITEAAPSHDDQLAARKRKYALMMGMRFPFLILAGVFYQTWWLALALIVLSVPLPWIAVLVANDRPPRRSENVSRYRRHGKAIEGKPHRVIESE, encoded by the coding sequence GTGAACGAGCACGACAAGCACGCGGCCGCGGTGCTGATCACCGAGGCGGCGCCGTCCCACGACGACCAGCTTGCCGCCCGCAAACGCAAGTACGCGCTGATGATGGGTATGCGGTTCCCCTTCCTCATCCTCGCGGGCGTCTTCTACCAGACGTGGTGGCTGGCACTGGCGTTGATCGTGTTGTCGGTGCCGCTGCCATGGATCGCGGTGCTGGTAGCCAACGACCGTCCGCCGCGCCGGTCGGAGAACGTGAGCCGCTACCGGCGCCACGGCAAGGCGATCGAGGGCAAACCCCACCGCGTCATCGAGTCCGAGTAG
- a CDS encoding pseudouridine-5'-phosphate glycosidase, whose protein sequence is MSAEVADALADRRPVVALESTLLAHGLPQQHNLRVAARIEDTVRAAGAVPATVAVLDGQALVGLAAPQLERVCTEDLAKLSLRDLGPALARGGCGATTVASTAVLAEAAGIGVFATGGVGGVHHPLPGTPVSWDVSADLGVLASTPVLLVCSGMKSILDIAATLEVLESRSVPVLGYRTDDFPAFYLRSSGLPVPHRVDEPAQVARVVAAHGRFSDSGVLLANPVPAEFELDRELHDRLLAEGLRLLAGGGVRGGDVTPAMLEHFHAASGGASLAANEALVLANAELGARVAVELAR, encoded by the coding sequence ATGTCGGCCGAGGTCGCCGACGCGCTCGCCGACCGCCGCCCCGTCGTAGCACTCGAGAGCACCCTGCTGGCGCACGGCCTGCCGCAGCAGCACAACCTCAGGGTGGCCGCTCGCATCGAGGACACCGTGCGCGCGGCAGGCGCCGTTCCCGCCACGGTGGCCGTACTGGACGGGCAGGCGCTGGTGGGGTTGGCCGCGCCCCAGCTGGAACGGGTGTGCACCGAGGACCTGGCAAAACTCTCGCTGCGTGACCTCGGGCCCGCGCTGGCCCGGGGCGGCTGCGGAGCCACCACGGTGGCGAGCACGGCGGTGCTCGCCGAGGCCGCGGGCATCGGCGTGTTCGCCACCGGTGGCGTCGGCGGCGTGCACCACCCGCTGCCGGGCACGCCGGTCAGCTGGGACGTCTCGGCCGACCTCGGCGTGCTCGCGAGCACCCCGGTGCTGCTGGTGTGCTCGGGTATGAAGTCGATCCTCGACATCGCGGCGACCCTGGAAGTGCTGGAGAGCCGTTCGGTGCCGGTGCTGGGCTACCGGACCGACGACTTCCCCGCCTTCTACCTGCGCTCCTCCGGCCTGCCGGTGCCGCACCGGGTGGACGAGCCTGCGCAGGTGGCTCGGGTGGTGGCCGCGCACGGCAGGTTCAGCGACTCCGGGGTGCTGCTGGCCAACCCCGTGCCTGCGGAGTTCGAGCTGGACCGGGAGCTGCACGACCGGCTGCTCGCCGAAGGGCTGCGACTGCTGGCCGGTGGCGGGGTACGCGGCGGGGACGTCACCCCCGCGATGCTGGAACACTTCCACGCCGCCAGCGGCGGCGCGAGCCTGGCGGCGAACGAGGCGCTGGTACTGGCCAACGCCGAACTAGGCGCACGGGTGGCGGTGGAACTGGCGCGCTGA
- a CDS encoding DUF3039 domain-containing protein, with protein sequence MSTQTLPEVDTRPEGTETTDDDAPKMFHYVRKNKIAESAVMGTHVVALCGEVFPVTKSPKPGSPVCPDCKRIYENLPPGGE encoded by the coding sequence GTGAGTACGCAGACGTTGCCTGAAGTCGACACCCGGCCAGAGGGTACCGAGACCACCGACGACGACGCGCCGAAGATGTTCCACTACGTGCGTAAGAACAAGATCGCCGAAAGCGCGGTCATGGGCACGCACGTGGTGGCGTTGTGTGGCGAGGTCTTCCCGGTGACCAAGTCCCCGAAGCCGGGCTCCCCCGTGTGCCCTGACTGCAAGCGGATCTACGAGAACCTGCCGCCCGGAGGCGAGTAG
- a CDS encoding YihY/virulence factor BrkB family protein translates to MTDGEDDRASARQARRKVPLRLVRRTLSKAWSGNIFSEAAEAAFWQTLSLPPLLLGLLGSVGFLGDWFGEAVVTEVHDQIIGFSETVFSGSVVNQIIEPTVDDILTTGKGEIVSVGFLISLWAGSSAMSSFVDAITVAHDQYGVRNEVWQRIFALLLYLASLVLLVIGLPIIAIGPNLLPEFFPADWQPMIASWVGALYYPTVGVLLVLALATLYKVALPRKLPWHRGLPGAGLAMVIFLLSSVGLRFYISWITTTGYTYGALATPIAFLLFTFFIGLAIVAGAYFNSAIQELWPARMTRRQRRKWRRLEMVRANERLRTEDGEGGLWQRTTMPLRRQRRPDDGSSDEAGTEPTEPIDGGNHGDGGDRGGGEEDHGEDRQPERSGEPDRSAGEQPSWQRRRPEPQDETDYSPPGGRFS, encoded by the coding sequence ATGACGGACGGTGAGGACGACCGCGCATCCGCGCGGCAGGCCAGGCGCAAGGTCCCCCTGCGCCTCGTGCGCCGCACGCTCAGCAAGGCCTGGAGCGGCAACATCTTCTCGGAGGCCGCCGAGGCCGCGTTCTGGCAGACGCTCTCGCTGCCACCGCTGCTGCTCGGTCTGCTCGGCAGCGTCGGATTCCTCGGCGACTGGTTCGGCGAGGCCGTCGTGACCGAGGTCCACGACCAGATCATCGGCTTCTCCGAGACGGTCTTCAGCGGCAGCGTGGTGAACCAGATCATCGAGCCGACCGTGGACGACATACTGACCACAGGAAAGGGCGAGATCGTCTCCGTCGGCTTCCTGATCTCGCTGTGGGCGGGCTCGTCGGCGATGTCGTCGTTCGTGGACGCGATCACGGTGGCACACGACCAGTACGGCGTACGCAACGAGGTCTGGCAGCGGATCTTCGCGCTGCTGCTCTACCTGGCGAGCCTGGTGCTGTTGGTGATCGGCCTGCCGATCATCGCGATCGGCCCCAATCTGCTGCCGGAATTCTTCCCCGCCGACTGGCAGCCCATGATCGCCTCGTGGGTCGGTGCGCTGTACTACCCGACCGTTGGGGTGCTGCTGGTGCTCGCGCTGGCGACCCTGTACAAGGTGGCGTTGCCACGCAAACTGCCGTGGCACCGGGGACTGCCCGGCGCGGGCCTCGCGATGGTGATCTTCCTGCTTTCCAGTGTCGGCCTGCGCTTCTACATCAGCTGGATCACCACCACCGGCTACACCTACGGCGCGCTGGCCACACCCATCGCGTTCCTGCTGTTCACGTTCTTCATCGGGCTGGCGATCGTGGCAGGGGCGTACTTCAACAGCGCCATCCAGGAACTGTGGCCCGCACGGATGACCCGCAGGCAGCGGCGCAAGTGGCGGCGACTGGAGATGGTCAGGGCCAACGAGCGGCTGCGCACCGAGGATGGTGAAGGCGGCCTGTGGCAACGCACCACGATGCCGCTACGCAGGCAACGCAGGCCCGACGACGGCAGCAGCGACGAAGCCGGCACCGAGCCCACCGAGCCCATCGACGGCGGTAACCACGGTGACGGCGGTGACCGCGGCGGTGGCGAGGAGGACCATGGCGAGGACCGCCAACCCGAGCGGTCCGGCGAGCCGGACCGCTCAGCGGGCGAGCAGCCGTCGTGGCAGCGACGGCGACCCGAACCGCAGGACGAGACCGACTACTCGCCTCCGGGCGGCAGGTTCTCGTAG